One stretch of Plasmodium vivax chromosome 8, whole genome shotgun sequence DNA includes these proteins:
- a CDS encoding hypothetical protein (encoded by transcript PVX_094280A), with amino-acid sequence MLNIFIKNLLLFIISIWTLDRFNVVDCNYDSVRDKKFKVQDKPSVNTNRTLTEGGRRNNNYANRQNARRFLNSRAGDNRRYSSSYDNDNYVIFQGHNYPSYQHTDNYSRYQDANGSSRRRHRRQNVGSPNRRNFEKPRHHFEKPTHLDFDGLPHQHFERTNRLDLDYDDTKSFSGSHQNYEDIRYAPIDDDDESEGSTSEEDNLSNYSFNGSLPHRRRVPYQRKGRSGHHRSYGRDDYSMFDDTFDTRSLKGTKYVISEHGNHNAFEDDDGDDDDDLAFLDQHYTLPLKKKNSVYGDSEYIVNEEDDNEYESHDLTVVPHSKKRNTVDKRMREYIKKYDGKVVKQLPFLSTVFFIGGVVFSCFHYVAIPILCSTLSFIFTSYYIKRLKKKRKEQKRVRREYLMDS; translated from the exons atgttaaatatttttattaaaaacttactattatttattatttcaatatGGACTCTGGACCGTTTTAACGTTGTTGAC TGTAATTACGATTCCGTCCGGGATAAGAAATTTAAAGTACAGGATAAGCCTAGTGTAAATACGAACAGAACGTTGACAGAAGGTGGGAGGAG AAACAACAATTATGCAAATAGACAGAATGCAAGAAGGTTCTTGAATTCGCGTGCTGGAGATAATAGACGTTATTCCTCATCCTATGATAATGATAATTATGTGATCTTTCAAGGCCATAATTATCCTTCCTATCAACATACGGATAATTATTCAAGATACCAAGATGCGAATGGTTCATCTCGTCGTAGGCATAGACGCCAAAATGTAGGAAGCCCCAATCGACGAAATTTTGAAA AACCTCGCCACCATTTTGAGAAACCAACTCACCTCGATTTTGATGGACTACCTCACCAACATTTTGAAAGAACAAATCGTCTAGATTTGGATTATGATGATACCAAATCTTTCAGTGGTTCTCATCAAAATTATGAGGATATTCGATATGCACCTAtcgacgacgatgatgagaGTGAGGGCTCAACCTCTGAAGAAGATAATCTTtcaaattattcatttaatgGTTCCCTGCCCCATCGCCGTAGAGTTCCCTACCAACGTAAAGGACGTAGTGGACACCACCGATCATATGGCAGGGATGATTATTCAATGTTCGATGATACGTTTGATACTCGTTCTTTAAAAGGCACTAAATATGTAATTTCCGAGCACGGTAATCATAATGCATTCGAAGATGATGATGGggatgacgacgatgattTGGCATTTTTAGACCAGCACTACACacttcctttaaaaaaaaagaacagtGTTTATGGAGATAGCGAGTATATTGTAAATGAAGAAGACGATAATGAATACGAAAGTCATGACTTAACAGTAGTGCCTCATagtaaaaagagaaatactGTTGATAAACGCATGAGagagtatataaaaaaatatgatggcAAAGTTGTGAAACAGTTACCTTTCCTTTCTaccgtttttttcattggTGGTGTCGTGTTTTCCTGCTTTCATTATGTAGCAATACCCATTTTATGTAGTACTTTATCTTTTATATTCACGTCCTACTATATTAAAAGgcttaaaaagaaaaggaaagaacaaaaacgaGTGAGACGTGAATATCTTATGGATTCATaa
- a CDS encoding Pv-fam-h protein (encoded by transcript PVX_094285A): protein MVEVTFSESSEDTYLESAKKAALRFRRQNENASKAGGIIRDKIGTFTLFKVLMFSLLIWIIRCSGEDASYEVKSDREIPKWLGGYRLLAESEVQFDAVFDLYKKNFLTKMGYTDEDSERIKTTVKSHLDKTKGMDMDQQRRKKLGDCERIIKQGSDNSISAFSNNFRELSYPYFLVLCAFILYSNEYYRFFAALMVILILKFVNFSWDLKYIFSRMAESM, encoded by the exons ATGGTAGAGGTAACTTTTAGCGAGTCGAGTGAGGATACATATCTGGAATCggcaaaaaaagcagctcTACGTTTTAGGAGGCAAAATGAGAATGCGTCAAAAGCGGGGGGAATCATCCGCGATAAAATAGGCACCTTTACCCTTTTTAAAGTTCTTATGTTTTCCCTTCTAATATGGATAATACGGTGTTCCGGCGAG GACGCGAGCTATGAAGTCAAGAGTGATAGGGAAATCCCAAAATGGTTAGGCGGCTACAGACTATTAGCCGAATCGGAAGTGCAATTCGATGCGGTGTTCGATTTGTATaagaaaaactttttaactAAAATGGGATACACTGATGAGGATTCAGAAAGAATCAAAACGACTGTGAAGTCCCATTTAGATAAAACAAAAGGCATGGACATGGATCAACAGCGCAGGAAGAAATTAGGAGATTGCGAGCGTATTATAAAACAGGGTAGTGACAATAGCATTTCAGCGTTTTCCAACAATTTCAGGGAATTATCTTATCCCTATTTTCTGGTCTTGTGTGCATTCATATTGTATTCTAATGAATATTACAGGTTTTTTGCAGCCCTAATGGTTATACTGATTTTGAAATTTGTGAACTTCTCTTGGgatttaaaatatatcttttcaAGGATGGCGGAAAGTATGTGA
- a CDS encoding Pv-fam-h protein (encoded by transcript PVX_094290A): MKMSYGGANVITACGGAAQNVTSADGYGDVEGLAEQCPRKGVKYAAFLKLFMFALFVWIARGSHESATRGVMGETPQRGQATMHKSANRLLAEPPMDFDEVYGTFKKNVLEKLGCDEEQCQTIKNSVKSYFDKIKWNVTDQQNAKESEEGSGGSDNASDKANKEKKSSKSVGIFGSLINLILNYKLTSLTILIVALGYFKSRYLLVVMGVIIVLNMFWELESLNKKLKFL; encoded by the exons ATGAAGATGAGTTACGGAGGGGCAAACGTGATAACTGCCTGTGGAGGGGCGGCACAAAATGTCACTAGCGCAGATGGGTATGGCGACGTTGAAGGGCTAGCAGAACAGTGTCCTCGAAAAGGGGTAAAGTATGCTGCCTTTTTAAAGCTTTTCATGTTTGCCCTGTTCGTATGGATAGCGCGGGGTTCGCACGAG AGCGCAACCCGTGGAGTCATGGGAGAGACCCCCCAGCGAGGACAAGCGACCATGCACAAAAGCGCTAACAGATTATTAGCAGAACCGCCAATGGATTTCGACGAAGTGTATGggacattcaaaaaaaacgttttggaaaaattggggTGTGATGAAGAGCAATGCCaaactataaaaaattctGTGAAGTCCTATTtcgataaaataaaatggaatgTGACAGATCAGCAGAATGCAAAGGAATCTGAGGAAGGAAGTGGAGGATCAGATAACGCTTCGGATAAGgcaaataaagaaaaaaagagttctAAATCTGTAGGAATTTTTGGTTCGctcataaatttaattttaaattacaaGCTTACATCACTCACCATTCTTATCGTAGCTCTTGGATACTTTAAGTCTCGATACCTGCTCGTCGTTATGGGCGTAATTATAGTACTAAATATGTTTTGGGAACTGGAAagcttaaataaaaaattgaaatttctGTAA
- a CDS encoding Pv-fam-h protein (encoded by transcript PVX_094295A), giving the protein MAFGKSKKGASLGEEPAQHVTDSSNSNGANAAKDSGRGKIMGVFSACKVVTFSLLLWLVQCSSMYSGEFMNGNHNMGRSATIRPSRLLGQPLVEFDQVFDLYQRSFLDKMGCDSNQKDQIRTMMKSYFDKIDLGALAKQFQQNPCSMLQCPPGMPGMPGMPGMPGMFPPMKPGACSPAFPGMCPPGACPPAFPGLCGPSNSCPLQSPNESKSGDPEKKKEGEEGTSNDGDGQVTGEQQKTQTIVPADNSNRSPVLQYLNYFNFLWSTSFIIMSSIISACFGQFHITLFLFSILFLKALNFFWTLKMMHDMFFPKKK; this is encoded by the exons ATGGCTTTTGGTAAATCAAAAAAGGGTGCCTCCCTTGGTGAGGAGCCGGCACAGCATGTAACGGACAGCTCAAATAGCAATGGTGCAAACGCAGCGAAGGACAGTGGTAGAGGCAAAATAATGGGTGTCTTTTCCGCTTGTAAAGTTGTGACattttctctccttctgTGGCTAGTACAGTGTTCCAGCATG TACTCTGGCGAGTTCATGAATGGGAACCACAACATGGGCAGATCAGCCACCATCAGACCCAGTAGACTGTTAGGACAACCGTTAGTCGAATTCGACCAAGTGTTCGATCTCTATCAGAGAAGCTTTTTAGACAAAATGGGATGCGATAGCAACCAGAAGGACCAAATTAGAACTATGATGAAAtcatattttgataaaatagaTTTGGGAGCATTAGCTAAACAATTTCAACAAAACCCCTGTAGTATGTTGCAGTGCCCCCCAGGAATGCCTGGAATGCCGGGAATGCCAGGAATGCCAGGAATGTTTCCACCTATGAAACCAGGTGCGTGCTCCCCAGCTTTTCCAGGAATGTGTCCACCTGGAGCGTGCCCACCTGCATTCCCCGGACTGTGCGGCCCTTCCAATTCTTGCCCTTTGCAATCGCCAAATGAAAGTAAAAGTGGAGAcccagaaaaaaagaaggaaggcgAAGAGGGTACTTCAAATGATGGTGATGGGCAAGTAACAGGAGAACAACAAAAAACACAGACGATAGTACCAGCTGATAATAGTAACCGTAGCCCCGTTTTACAATATTTGAACTATTTCAATTTCTTGTGGTCCACCTCCTTCATTATCATGAGCTCAATTATATCAGCATGTTTCGGACAGTTTCACATtactttgtttttattttccatattatttttgaaagCTTTGAATTTTTTCTGGACCCTCAAAATGATGCACGATatgtttttccccaaaaaaaagtag
- a CDS encoding Pv-fam-h protein (encoded by transcript PVX_094300A), translated as MGKAKKRNTKEKKTALSPILKISLFTFLVWIAKCSNNDGHYEGTNGAHNMGKSETLRNGRLLSEQPKIEFDSVFNTFKDSFLDKMGLADQEQSQIKDIMHSYFKNLDLAALERQAQQNPEMFQQFAPNPNMPGQIQIPPNLLEQFPPPPGMLEKLNLPPNVLEKFPPPPNMLEEFQKDPSKFGPFAPLPQDNSSSPQPGTSTSSDGEPQPGTSASFNEEPQPGTSASINAEPQPGTSASFNLEPQPGTSANADGEAQPGPSSKSDDREKKDDDEKDGDDKEGSSSKADDGEKPGPSSKVDDVEKPGPSSKVDDGEKPGPSSGMPGPSSRMPDPSSRMPGPSSGMPGPSSGMPGPSSGMPGPLPPFPPFADLFAPPNSCANGGPQQGGCSGMPFPPLDALAQLFAAANPGAGANNNAGPQAGPSSGMPGPLPQFPPFADLFAPPNSCANGGPQQGGCSGMPFPPLDALAQLFAAANPGAGANNNAGPQAGPSSGMPGPLPQFPPFADLFAPPNSCANGGSQQGGCSGMPFPPLDALAQLFGGQNPGACGNGQPCVPNFNFLEDLQKSANLFGGAPQGGNAVPGNLRGAEPNKVNNKQGGGPKGNNLAQGPGVVVEEIKDEKNEEATTVGGKRKEKKRQVVVENLDANDSENKDVFVDAVEEQEEVFEDAVEKMEDIKQPPPLPKLPPQKPQVQQKPQVQQKPQMPQKPQMPQKPQMPQMPQMPQMPQMPQMPQMPQMPQMPLSPDQANFDPFANFGVPDDDEEDVDEDEDEDDDEDDDEDDDEDDDEDEDEDEDEDEDEDDDDDDDERFFWAHSFFLPPNKVNEEDAYIIYI; from the exons atgggaaaagcaaaaaaaagaaatacaaaggaaaaaaaaactgctcttagccccattttaaaaatatctttatttACCTTCTTAGTATGGATTGCAAAATGTTCCAACAAT GATGGACACTACGAGGGCACAAATGGCGCGCATAACATGGGGAAATCAGAGACCTTAAGAAATGGCAGATTGTTATCAGAGCAACCCAAAATAGAATTCGACTCCGTGTTTAACACATTCAAAGATAGTTTTTTAGATAAAATGGGATTAGCAGATCAGGAACAAAGCCAAATTAAAGATATTATgcattcatattttaaaaatttagatTTAGCTGCCTTAGAACGACAGGCTCAACAGAATCCAGAAATGTTCCAACAATTTGCGCCAAATCCAAATATGCCTGGCCAGATTCAAATCCCACCCAATTTGCTCGAACAGTTCCCACCCCCCCCTGGTATGTTGGAAAAGCTTAATCTCCCTCCAAATGTTTTGGAAAAGTTCCCACCCCCACCCAATATGCTTGAAGAGTTTCAAAAAGATCCCAGCAAGTTTGGTCCATTCGCTCCACTTCCCCAAGATAACTCCTCGTCCCCCCAGCCCGGCACAAGTACTAGTTCAGACGGAGAACCTCAACCAGGAACTAGTGCAAGCTTTAATGAAGAGCCCCAACCAGGAACAAGTGCAAGCATTAATGCAGAACCTCAGCCAGGAACTAGCGCAAGCTTTAATTTAGAACCTCAACCTGGTACAAGTGCTAACGCAGATGGGGAAGCCCAACCTGGTCCAAGTTCGAAGAGTGATGATCGTGAGAAGAAAGATGATGATGAGAAGGATGGCGATGATAAGGAAGGCTCCAGTTCGAAGGCAGATGATGGTGAGAAACCAGGTCCAAGTTCAAAGGTAGATGATGTTGAGAAACCAGGTCCAAGTTCAAAGGTAGATGATGGTGAGAAGCCAGGTCCAAGCTCAGGAATGCCAGGTCCAAGCTCAAGAATGCCGGATCCAAGCTCAAGAATGCCGGGTCCAAGCTCAGGAATGCCAGGACCAAGCTCAGGAATGCCAGGTCCAAGCTCAGGAATGCCAGGACCATTGCCTCCATTCCCACCTTTCGCGGATTTATTTGCTCCACCTAATAGTTGTGCAAATGGAGGACCCCAACAAGGCGGATGTTCAGGAATGCCCTTTCCTCCACTAGACGCCTTGGCACAACTGTTTGCAGCAGCAAATCCAGGCGCAGGAGCGAACAATAATGCTGGACCACAAGCAGGGCCAAGTTCGGGAATGCCAGGACCATTGCCTCAATTCCCACCTTTCGCGGATTTATTTGCTCCACCTAATAGTTGTGCAAATGGAGGACCCCAACAAGGCGGATGTTCAGGAATGCCCTTTCCTCCACTAGACGCCTTGGCACAACTTTTTGCAGCAGCAAATCCAGGCGCAGGAGCGAACAATAATGCTGGACCACAAGCAGGGCCAAGTTCGGGAATGCCAGGACCATTGCCTCAATTCCCACCTTTCGCGGATTTATTTGCTCCACCTAATAGTTGTGCAAATGGAGGATCCCAACAAGGCGGATGTTCAGGAATGCCATTTCCTCCACTAGACGCTTTGGCACAACTTTTTGGAGGACAAAATCCAGGTGCATGCGGAAATGGGCAACCATGTGTCCCAAATTTTAACTTCTTAGAAGATTTACAAAAGAGTGCAAACTTATTTGGAGGAGCTCCACAGGGAGGAAATGCAGTTCCAGGAAATCTTCGTGGAGCTGAGCCAAACAAGGTTAACAACAAACAAGGTGGAGGACCAAAGGGTAATAATTTGGCTCAGGGACCCGGAGTCGTGGTTGAGGAAATAAAGGATGAGAAGAACGAAGAAGCTACTACTGTAGGGGGaaagagaaaggaaaagaaaagacaaGTAGTTGTGGAGAATCTAGATGCAAATGATTCCGAGAATAAAGATGTATTTGTAGATGCCGTAGAAGAACAAGAAGAAGTATTTGAAGATgcagtggaaaaaatggaggataTAAAGCAACCACCTCCACTACCAAAACTGCCACCACAGAAGCCGCAAGTGCAACAGAAGCCGCAAGTGCAACAGAAGCCCCAAATGCCACAGAAGCCCCAAATGCCACAGAAGCCCCAAATGCCCCAAATGCCGCAAATGCCCCAAATGCCGCAAATGCCCCAAATGCCCCAAATGCCGCAAATGCCCCAAATGCCGCTATCCCCAGATCAGGCAAATTTTGACCCCTTCGCAAACTTTGGCGTTCCAG atgatgatgaagaagatgttgatgaagatgaagatgaagatgatgatgaagatgatgatgaagatgatgatgaagatgatgatgaagatgaagatgaagatgaagatgaagatgaagatgaagatgatgatgatgatgatgatgagcgATTTTTTTGGGCGCAcagttttttccttccaccgAATAAGGTAAACGAAGAAGATGcgtacataatatatatataa